Below is a genomic region from Deinococcus koreensis.
GTTGATCTGGCGGCCACCACCTTCACCGTCGCCCCCAACCTTAAAGTCGTCGGGGCGTTTCTCCCACCTGTGCAGGCGCGCCGCTGCCTATGCTCTATTCAGACAGTGCTCGGCCCAGACTCACCGCAGGAGGTACACCCCATGACCAGAAATCCTTCAGACCCCCAGGGCGGCCTGCCCGACGACGCCGGCAACGGCATGAGCGAGCGCAGCGGCTACACCGGCGACTCCGTGACCGGCATGACGGACACGCCAGTCGGCAGCGGCGCCCCCTCTGAACGCAGCTCACGGGGCGACCAGGCGGACAGCGACGGTTCGGGCACGACCTTCGATGGCGGCAGCGCCATGCCCGAGCGCTGACGGCAAGCAGACGGGCGCGCCGGCACGGTTGACCGGCGCGCCTTCCCTGTACACTGACGGGCTGATGGCCGCCTCGCCCGCCCACCTCCCCCACCGCCTGCCCCCGCACCGGCTCAGCGTCGCGCCGATGATGGACTGGACGGATCGGCACTGCCGGGTCTTTCACCGCACGCTGACCCGGCAGGCGCTGCTGTACACCGAGATGGTCACGACCGGCGCGATCATTCACGGCGACCGCGAGCGGCACCTGGGCTTCGACCGCGCCGAGCATCCGCTGGCCCTGCAGCTGGGCGGCAGCGACCCGGCGGCGCTGGCCGAGTGCGCCCGGCTGGCCCAGGAGTGGGGCTACGACGAGGTGAACCTGAACTGCGGCTGCCCCAGTGACCGGGTGAGCAGCGGCCACTTCGGCGCCTGCCTGATGGGCACGCCCGACGTGGTGGCCCGCGTCGTGGAGGCCATGCGCGGCGCGACCTCGCTGCCGGTCACGGTCAAGCACCGCATCGGCATCGACGACCTGGACTCCTACGCGCACCTCACGGACTTCGTCCGGACGGTGGCGGCGGCGGGCTGCGAGACGTTCATCGTGCACGCCCGCAAGGCG
It encodes:
- the dusA gene encoding tRNA dihydrouridine(20/20a) synthase DusA, which gives rise to MAASPAHLPHRLPPHRLSVAPMMDWTDRHCRVFHRTLTRQALLYTEMVTTGAIIHGDRERHLGFDRAEHPLALQLGGSDPAALAECARLAQEWGYDEVNLNCGCPSDRVSSGHFGACLMGTPDVVARVVEAMRGATSLPVTVKHRIGIDDLDSYAHLTDFVRTVAAAGCETFIVHARKAWLSGLSPRENREIPPLRYEVVQQLKADFPALTVVLNGGVLNLETAQDALGWADGVMIGRAAYSDPFILARVDQDIFGEATPPVTRRGAIEGFLPYVAAQLEAGQPLPRMMKHTLGLFAGQPGARHWKRTLSEGGHRPGAGLALVHEALAGVPDGVLDARPGPGEVQPA